From a single Planococcus shenhongbingii genomic region:
- the aceB gene encoding malate synthase A codes for MESILTPEALAFIEKLHVNFDKQRIALLEQRQVRQQEIDGGKPLDFLPETKHIRESDWTIAPLPEDMQDRRVEITGPTNRKMLINALNSGAKMFMADLEDATAPSWFNVIDGQINLRDAVRREISFEAPGTGKKYILNEQTAVLMVRPRGWHLLEKNIEIDGKPASGSLVDFGLYIFHNAQELIRRGTGPYFYLPKMESHLEARLWNDVFVFAQNELGIPQGTIRATVLIETILAAFEMDEILYELRNHSAGLNCGRWDYIFSVIKRMRNRPEYLFPDRSQVTMTVPFMRAYTQLCIQTCHKRNAPALGGMAAQIPIKGNLEANLAAFRKVAEDKRREATDGHDGTWVAHPGMVAVAMEQFDELMPTPNQIHRKREDVSVTAKDLVEVPTGSITEEGLRSNVSVGIQYIASWLSGSGAAPINNLMEDAATAEISRSQVWQWIRHPKGTLEDGRDITVSLFHEILEEEAGKIKESAGDAVYLSGRYAEACELFTDLTLQSDFAEFLTLPGYEKLN; via the coding sequence ATGGAATCCATTCTCACGCCGGAAGCGCTGGCGTTTATTGAAAAGCTGCACGTGAATTTTGACAAGCAACGGATTGCCTTGCTTGAACAGCGCCAAGTGCGCCAACAGGAAATCGATGGCGGCAAGCCTTTGGACTTCCTGCCGGAAACTAAACATATTCGTGAAAGCGACTGGACGATTGCTCCCCTGCCGGAAGATATGCAAGACCGGCGGGTGGAAATCACCGGGCCGACCAACCGTAAAATGCTGATCAATGCACTGAATTCCGGCGCAAAGATGTTCATGGCGGACTTGGAAGACGCGACAGCGCCCAGCTGGTTCAACGTCATTGACGGGCAGATAAATTTACGCGATGCTGTCAGGCGCGAGATTTCGTTTGAAGCACCCGGCACTGGCAAGAAATACATCTTGAACGAACAAACGGCGGTACTGATGGTCCGCCCCCGCGGCTGGCATTTGTTGGAGAAAAATATCGAGATTGATGGCAAGCCTGCTTCTGGCAGCTTAGTCGATTTCGGGCTTTATATTTTCCATAATGCACAGGAATTGATCAGACGTGGTACAGGTCCATACTTCTATTTACCGAAAATGGAAAGCCATTTGGAAGCCCGGCTCTGGAATGATGTTTTCGTTTTTGCCCAAAATGAGCTCGGAATCCCACAAGGCACCATCCGGGCTACAGTATTGATTGAGACGATTCTCGCTGCATTTGAAATGGATGAAATACTGTATGAATTGCGCAATCATTCCGCTGGACTGAACTGCGGTCGCTGGGATTATATCTTCAGTGTCATCAAACGGATGCGCAACCGGCCGGAATACTTATTCCCTGACCGCTCTCAGGTGACAATGACTGTCCCATTTATGCGGGCATATACGCAATTGTGCATCCAGACCTGCCATAAGCGGAATGCACCGGCTCTTGGCGGCATGGCGGCCCAGATTCCCATTAAAGGAAATCTCGAAGCAAACCTTGCGGCATTCCGAAAAGTAGCCGAAGACAAACGCCGGGAAGCGACAGACGGACACGACGGCACCTGGGTAGCCCATCCCGGTATGGTGGCAGTGGCGATGGAACAATTTGACGAGCTTATGCCCACGCCGAACCAGATTCACCGAAAACGCGAAGATGTCAGTGTAACGGCAAAAGATTTAGTGGAAGTGCCGACCGGCAGCATCACCGAAGAAGGGCTCCGCTCCAATGTTTCCGTCGGCATCCAGTACATCGCTTCCTGGCTGTCCGGCAGCGGGGCCGCTCCAATCAACAACTTGATGGAAGACGCGGCAACAGCGGAAATCTCCCGTTCACAAGTCTGGCAGTGGATCCGCCATCCGAAAGGAACGCTCGAAGACGGGCGTGACATCACTGTTTCCCTGTTCCATGAAATCCTGGAAGAAGAAGCCGGCAAGATCAAAGAATCTGCCGGAGATGCGGTATACCTTTCCGGACGTTACGCGGAAGCCTGCGAGTTGTTTACAGACCTCACGTTGCAAAGTGATTTTGCCGAATTTTTGACCTTGCCTGGGTATGAAAAACTAAACTAA
- a CDS encoding YhfH family protein has product MKTTKTFEARSKKECRECGCEIKEQRESIIYECERCIGQKEE; this is encoded by the coding sequence ATGAAAACGACGAAAACTTTTGAGGCACGTTCAAAGAAAGAATGCCGGGAATGCGGATGCGAAATCAAGGAGCAGCGCGAGTCGATCATCTATGAATGTGAACGCTGTATCGGACAAAAAGAGGAATAA
- a CDS encoding phosphoenolpyruvate synthase, translating to MEKYVLNFTEINRNHLPLVGGKGANLGELAGAGFPVPTGFCVTTSAYRKLIQSSTKMEELFTFLDKLSPEEFDQIRIVASQIREHLVSLPMPEDIKRAILSAWKSTGEKQSYAVRSSATAEDLPNASFAGQQDTFLNVIGAEALLSAVQNCWASLFTDRAISYRAKNGFGHRSVYLSVVVQEMVFPEVSGIMFTADPITGHRHTISIDASFGLGEALVSGLVSADLYQVRHNQIFYKQIAKKELAIYALPKGGTIKKALSPAFQEIQALPNHKILQLAEIGQQIENHYGSEQDIEWGLVGGEFKILQSRPITSLYPLPFVNDEQFHVFINFGYIQMMTDPMQPLSFSLLSNVTNFINKNTVAPENRVLREAGGRAFADFTGALTLPPVRHRLLKLMSGMDELLASALSEAISRSEFQRVYVPKKTVLLRLRRIAPMAVPVAFKVAANYWFKDPAKANSKATNFINRYVKATELKLQKVTGPERIRVIEQGMGNMFPQVLSKIIPYFITGMLASEALKKKLDQRLGKEQSALLLGKLYKSLPGNVTTEMGLQLGDLADFTREKPELIHYLQTVDHESFYASLGDIPGGMEFKQKLDHFLIKYGARCIGEIDMAKPRWQEDPAQLISSIISNLQTMAYGEHRKRFEQGKKDAEAAGQEIIRQFSGIDQRYVAKLVKLYRNLMGMREHHKFALVKLMYLYKLAILEEAEFLVHKGRLFQTQDIFFLSSEELIGLLEGQPSKNLPEVIESRKKQHDLNHKLKTPRVMTSDGEMIEGKPRAAKGPKDALIGTPVSSGSVTGVARVVLRAEDAQLNPGEILIAPYTDPGWTPLFTSAVGLVTEVGGMMTHGSVVAREYGIPAVVGVDMATELIKDGDVIKVDGTNGYVQILSRKEKLTVSP from the coding sequence ATGGAAAAGTACGTATTGAATTTCACTGAAATCAATCGGAACCATTTGCCGCTTGTGGGCGGAAAAGGCGCAAATCTGGGCGAACTGGCAGGAGCAGGATTCCCTGTCCCTACAGGGTTTTGTGTAACAACTTCCGCTTACCGAAAACTGATTCAATCCAGCACAAAAATGGAAGAACTGTTCACCTTTTTGGACAAGCTTTCTCCGGAAGAATTTGATCAAATCCGCATTGTAGCCAGCCAAATCAGAGAACATCTAGTATCCCTGCCGATGCCTGAAGACATCAAAAGGGCAATTTTGAGTGCTTGGAAATCCACTGGGGAGAAGCAGTCATATGCAGTGCGCTCCAGTGCCACAGCGGAAGACTTGCCGAACGCTTCTTTCGCAGGGCAGCAGGATACTTTTTTGAATGTTATCGGGGCAGAAGCACTTCTCTCGGCCGTCCAAAATTGCTGGGCTTCTCTCTTTACTGACCGGGCCATTTCCTACCGAGCAAAAAATGGGTTTGGCCATCGTTCCGTTTACCTTTCCGTTGTCGTCCAGGAAATGGTGTTTCCCGAGGTATCGGGAATCATGTTTACTGCTGATCCGATAACCGGTCACCGTCACACAATTTCAATCGATGCCAGCTTCGGTTTAGGTGAAGCGCTGGTATCCGGCCTCGTTTCGGCTGATTTGTATCAAGTCCGCCATAACCAAATTTTTTATAAACAAATCGCCAAAAAAGAACTGGCTATTTATGCTCTCCCAAAAGGCGGAACTATAAAAAAAGCTCTTTCTCCGGCTTTCCAGGAAATACAGGCGCTGCCGAATCATAAAATTTTGCAATTGGCTGAAATCGGCCAACAGATTGAAAATCATTACGGTTCTGAACAAGACATTGAATGGGGCCTCGTGGGCGGTGAATTCAAAATATTGCAGAGCCGTCCTATCACTTCCCTATACCCCCTCCCTTTTGTCAACGATGAGCAGTTTCATGTCTTTATCAATTTTGGCTATATCCAAATGATGACCGATCCCATGCAACCGTTGTCCTTCTCCCTTTTGAGCAATGTCACCAATTTTATCAATAAAAACACAGTCGCTCCTGAAAACCGTGTGTTGCGGGAAGCAGGCGGCCGTGCGTTTGCCGACTTTACCGGAGCCTTGACACTGCCTCCGGTCCGGCACCGGCTGCTGAAATTGATGAGCGGAATGGATGAGCTTCTAGCATCCGCTCTTTCAGAAGCGATCAGCCGTTCGGAGTTCCAGCGAGTATACGTGCCTAAAAAAACTGTTTTGCTGAGACTGCGGAGAATTGCCCCGATGGCCGTTCCTGTCGCTTTCAAAGTAGCCGCCAATTATTGGTTTAAAGACCCTGCAAAAGCAAACAGCAAAGCCACCAATTTTATCAATAGATACGTCAAGGCAACCGAGTTGAAATTGCAAAAAGTTACAGGACCTGAACGTATTCGCGTGATTGAGCAAGGGATGGGCAATATGTTTCCGCAAGTGCTGTCCAAAATTATCCCTTATTTCATTACGGGCATGCTAGCTTCTGAAGCGCTTAAGAAAAAGCTGGACCAACGGCTTGGCAAAGAGCAAAGCGCTTTGCTGCTTGGCAAACTGTATAAATCCCTTCCCGGCAATGTAACAACGGAAATGGGGCTGCAATTGGGCGACCTTGCTGATTTCACACGAGAGAAACCGGAACTGATTCATTATTTGCAAACTGTGGACCATGAAAGTTTTTACGCTAGCCTTGGCGATATCCCGGGCGGCATGGAGTTCAAACAGAAGCTGGACCATTTTCTCATTAAGTATGGCGCGCGTTGTATCGGGGAAATTGACATGGCAAAACCGCGATGGCAGGAAGATCCGGCACAACTCATCTCTTCAATCATCAGCAACCTGCAGACCATGGCATATGGTGAGCACCGCAAAAGATTCGAACAAGGCAAAAAAGATGCAGAAGCAGCCGGCCAGGAAATCATTCGCCAGTTTAGCGGTATCGACCAACGTTATGTTGCCAAACTGGTTAAACTTTACCGAAACTTGATGGGGATGCGGGAACACCATAAATTCGCACTCGTGAAGCTGATGTATTTATACAAACTTGCTATTCTGGAAGAAGCAGAATTTCTGGTCCATAAAGGCAGACTTTTCCAGACTCAAGATATTTTTTTCCTTTCATCGGAAGAACTGATTGGATTGCTGGAGGGACAGCCATCGAAGAATCTGCCGGAAGTGATTGAATCGCGTAAAAAACAGCATGACTTAAATCATAAATTAAAAACTCCGCGTGTTATGACAAGCGATGGGGAAATGATTGAAGGAAAGCCGCGCGCAGCAAAAGGGCCAAAAGATGCACTCATTGGAACGCCCGTTTCTTCCGGTTCAGTAACCGGTGTTGCACGGGTGGTTCTGCGGGCAGAAGATGCGCAGCTGAATCCCGGGGAAATCCTGATTGCCCCTTATACCGATCCTGGATGGACCCCTTTGTTCACGTCAGCGGTTGGGCTCGTGACTGAAGTGGGCGGCATGATGACGCACGGGTCTGTCGTCGCCCGTGAATATGGAATTCCGGCTGTTGTCGGAGTGGATATGGCAACGGAGCTGATAAAAGATGGCGACGTCATCAAAGTGGATGGCACGAATGGGTACGTGCAAATACTCAGCAGAAAAGAAAAATTAACCGTTAGCCCGTAA
- a CDS encoding recombinase family protein — translation MIIKESGNNLIKIKYVALYLRKSRGDDTSLVDDVLKRHRIQLINFANLLGFSYDIFQEIGSSETIRFRPEFIRLLERVKLGIYDAVIAIDFDRITRGNSEIYEEIKEIFMKTKTPILTPYGEIIDFSKEIDANTDMKAILNQYEYMKTKKRLHDGKIRSAHSGFWVNGTPPIGFNYDKNTKKLIIDEKYKELVQKIFDLYVNKDLPLYEIAFELNRQGFKGKRGGFFREIQIRRILLNEAYIGNIVFGKSEGSGHLRKNTKPLKRMKEADWIRIENAHPAIVELNLFKLAKIKMAERQKIPFKLQSEINTLSGIIRCGQCNSIMKFTQKQHVKKESKTLYIKKCQHPDPYGDRCHNKGCNSEVVLRALQQQIEEYQMKLLKTNNATDLIAQRKLEINIETTEEKIEGLKQSMVRIKGLFVDGFIDQKEMLDRIEFQKKKLNENCREVQALKIELMLLPKQTFNRKKELVHEVVLNFDVNNPFNPTLNKLLQELIDCIYYTKTEKDISIKVDFS, via the coding sequence ATGATAATTAAGGAGTCGGGAAATAATTTAATTAAAATTAAATATGTTGCATTATATCTACGGAAATCTCGAGGAGATGATACCAGTCTGGTTGATGACGTTCTGAAGAGGCATAGAATACAATTGATTAATTTTGCGAATTTACTTGGATTTTCATATGACATTTTTCAAGAGATAGGCTCATCCGAGACCATTCGATTTCGACCTGAATTTATTAGACTTTTAGAAAGGGTAAAACTGGGGATCTACGATGCCGTCATTGCAATCGATTTTGACCGCATAACTCGAGGCAATTCAGAAATTTATGAGGAAATAAAAGAAATTTTTATGAAAACTAAAACGCCCATTCTAACTCCTTATGGAGAAATAATTGATTTTTCTAAAGAAATTGATGCCAATACCGATATGAAGGCAATCCTAAATCAATATGAATATATGAAAACAAAAAAGCGTTTACATGACGGTAAAATTCGTTCTGCACATTCTGGGTTCTGGGTTAACGGGACACCCCCTATCGGTTTTAATTATGATAAGAATACAAAGAAATTAATCATTGATGAAAAATATAAAGAATTGGTCCAAAAAATATTCGACCTTTATGTAAATAAAGATTTGCCATTGTATGAAATAGCATTCGAATTAAATCGCCAAGGTTTTAAAGGTAAACGGGGCGGATTCTTTCGAGAAATTCAAATTCGGCGCATATTATTGAACGAAGCATATATTGGAAATATCGTATTCGGTAAAAGTGAAGGCAGTGGCCATTTAAGAAAGAATACTAAGCCGTTAAAAAGAATGAAGGAAGCAGATTGGATTCGAATTGAGAATGCCCACCCTGCAATTGTTGAACTCAATCTTTTTAAACTTGCGAAAATCAAAATGGCTGAACGACAAAAAATTCCTTTCAAATTGCAATCAGAAATTAATACACTGTCAGGAATTATTCGTTGTGGTCAATGCAACTCAATCATGAAATTTACACAAAAACAACATGTAAAGAAAGAAAGCAAAACTTTATATATAAAAAAATGCCAGCATCCAGATCCATATGGCGACAGATGTCATAATAAAGGTTGTAATTCTGAAGTCGTTCTTCGAGCATTACAGCAACAGATTGAAGAGTATCAGATGAAACTGTTGAAAACAAATAACGCCACTGATTTAATTGCACAAAGGAAATTAGAAATAAATATTGAAACAACTGAAGAAAAAATAGAAGGTTTGAAACAAAGCATGGTTAGAATCAAAGGTTTGTTCGTTGACGGTTTTATAGATCAAAAAGAAATGTTAGATCGAATCGAATTTCAAAAGAAAAAGTTAAATGAAAATTGCCGTGAAGTCCAAGCATTGAAAATCGAATTGATGCTGCTGCCCAAGCAAACTTTTAACCGCAAGAAAGAATTAGTCCACGAAGTAGTATTAAATTTTGACGTAAACAATCCATTCAATCCAACGCTAAACAAACTCCTTCAGGAATTAATCGATTGCATTTATTATACTAAGACTGAAAAAGATATCTCAATAAAAGTAGATTTCTCTTAA
- a CDS encoding HAD family hydrolase: protein MRVAIFDFDGTLYSKETFQLMMDHLKKHPVHSKRYRQFYRAIMPPYIGSKLKLVSVKKMREQSVQAYLSALESFTKPELESYFGEIADKMHGDFNPAVVERLKQHVHDDDYVMLVSGAFTPLLHAVTEKLPIQAIIGTEIPYANNILDHQSKISHIQGPLKTEKIKEALSGHDVDWSNSFAYGDSLSDLPVLELVGHPVAVQPEPSLRAVAEERHWEII, encoded by the coding sequence ATGCGCGTTGCCATTTTCGATTTTGACGGAACTTTATATTCGAAAGAAACTTTTCAATTGATGATGGACCATTTAAAAAAACACCCTGTACACAGCAAACGGTACCGCCAGTTTTATCGGGCCATTATGCCTCCTTATATCGGTTCAAAATTAAAGCTCGTGTCCGTGAAAAAAATGCGTGAACAGTCTGTTCAAGCTTACCTGTCAGCGCTTGAAAGTTTTACAAAACCGGAACTGGAATCTTATTTCGGAGAAATTGCCGATAAAATGCATGGCGATTTTAACCCGGCTGTCGTAGAGCGCTTGAAGCAGCACGTGCATGATGATGACTATGTCATGCTCGTTTCAGGAGCGTTCACTCCTCTTCTTCATGCCGTAACAGAAAAACTGCCGATTCAGGCCATCATTGGCACTGAAATTCCGTATGCCAATAATATTCTCGATCACCAATCAAAGATTTCCCACATCCAAGGCCCTCTCAAAACGGAGAAAATTAAAGAAGCCTTGTCTGGACATGATGTGGACTGGTCGAATAGCTTTGCTTACGGAGACAGCCTGTCCGACTTGCCTGTTCTTGAACTGGTCGGACATCCGGTAGCTGTACAGCCGGAACCAAGCTTAAGGGCAGTTGCTGAAGAGCGGCACTGGGAAATCATCTAG
- a CDS encoding ABC transporter substrate-binding protein, whose product MIKKQTMFAVFASAALLLSACGSESPESGNSGGSEEAKVLDMGTSAEFPPFESRNPEGEIVGFDIDLANHIAKELGYELNITDMKFDGLIGALQNDRVDMVIAGMSATEERRKNVDFSTEYNHSGEMFLTAKGSELKSLEDLEGKTVGVQLGTIQEEGANAIVKEEDINFEIKALDDSGALIQEILSNRIDAAYMDKQVAKGYIEAQDLDSFDDPTTSSPGMAVAFPKGSELVDDVNTVIEEMEASGELAELKKKWKIEE is encoded by the coding sequence ATGATAAAGAAACAGACCATGTTTGCAGTTTTTGCTTCAGCGGCTTTGCTGTTAAGCGCGTGTGGAAGTGAATCACCGGAATCCGGAAATTCAGGCGGCTCAGAAGAAGCAAAAGTATTGGATATGGGAACTTCTGCAGAATTCCCTCCATTTGAATCACGGAATCCTGAAGGGGAAATCGTGGGATTTGACATTGACCTGGCCAACCACATCGCGAAAGAGCTTGGTTATGAACTGAATATCACCGACATGAAATTTGATGGATTGATTGGAGCTTTGCAAAATGACCGTGTTGATATGGTCATCGCGGGAATGTCTGCAACAGAAGAGCGCAGAAAGAACGTCGATTTTTCTACTGAATACAACCATTCTGGCGAAATGTTTTTAACTGCTAAAGGATCTGAGCTTAAGTCACTTGAAGACTTGGAAGGCAAAACAGTCGGCGTTCAACTTGGAACAATCCAAGAAGAAGGCGCGAATGCTATTGTGAAAGAAGAAGACATCAACTTTGAAATAAAAGCGTTAGACGACTCCGGCGCATTGATCCAGGAAATTCTGTCTAACCGCATCGACGCTGCCTACATGGACAAACAAGTAGCAAAAGGCTATATCGAAGCACAAGACCTTGACTCATTCGATGATCCGACGACTTCTTCGCCCGGAATGGCTGTTGCCTTCCCGAAAGGCAGCGAGCTAGTCGATGATGTCAATACTGTCATTGAAGAAATGGAAGCAAGCGGCGAACTCGCTGAATTGAAAAAGAAATGGAAAATAGAAGAATAA
- a CDS encoding amino acid ABC transporter permease, producing MNLDFSQIVPYIPFMLEGIWVTLKFVFFAIILGSILGTILALFKIGSVRALRWFADAYTSVFRGTPLILQLMIIYYSIPQLTGYDISPFLSAILAFGLNSSAYISEIIRAGIQAVDKGQMEAAQALGVPYRAMMTDIILPQALKNILPALMNEFITLTKESAIVSTIGYLDLMRRAQVVGSDLFRNFEPLLFVGVIYWCLVMGLTVIGRMFERRLKQSD from the coding sequence ATGAATTTGGACTTTTCACAGATTGTTCCCTATATTCCATTCATGCTGGAAGGTATATGGGTCACGTTAAAATTTGTATTTTTTGCCATCATCCTTGGATCTATTCTCGGAACGATTCTGGCATTATTTAAAATTGGCTCAGTCAGGGCCTTGCGCTGGTTCGCCGATGCGTATACTTCGGTATTCCGTGGCACTCCGCTGATTTTGCAATTGATGATCATTTATTATTCCATTCCGCAGCTGACCGGCTATGACATCTCGCCTTTTCTTTCGGCAATCCTGGCATTCGGCCTAAACTCCTCTGCCTATATTTCGGAGATTATACGGGCTGGAATCCAGGCCGTTGACAAAGGACAGATGGAAGCTGCTCAAGCTCTTGGCGTTCCTTACCGGGCGATGATGACAGACATCATCCTGCCGCAGGCGCTGAAAAACATTCTCCCTGCTTTGATGAATGAATTTATTACGCTGACGAAAGAATCTGCGATTGTTTCGACAATCGGTTATCTTGATTTAATGCGCCGCGCGCAAGTCGTCGGTTCCGATTTGTTCCGCAACTTTGAACCGCTATTGTTCGTCGGAGTGATTTACTGGTGCCTGGTCATGGGCTTGACGGTCATCGGCAGAATGTTTGAACGGAGGCTGAAGCAAAGTGATTAA
- a CDS encoding amino acid ABC transporter ATP-binding protein, which translates to MIKVEHLYKKFGNNEVLKDITTEIKKGEVVSIIGPSGSGKSTFLRCLNMLEIPTSGTIIVSGQDLTGPKKDVQKIRQHIGMVFQHFHLFPHLTVLENLTYAPMKVKGEKKDVAQEKARVLLKRVGLSEKEKAYPSSLSGGQKQRVAIARALAMEPDLMLFDEPTSALDPEMVKEVLDVMKDLAKSGMTMAVVTHEMGFAREVADRVIFLDHGVLVEEGQPVEFFNSPRTERARDFLEKVL; encoded by the coding sequence GTGATTAAAGTGGAACATTTGTATAAAAAATTCGGCAATAACGAAGTACTGAAAGACATTACGACAGAGATTAAAAAAGGCGAAGTGGTTTCCATCATTGGGCCTTCAGGTTCAGGCAAGTCAACATTTCTGCGTTGCTTGAATATGCTTGAGATTCCAACTTCAGGCACCATTATTGTCAGCGGACAAGATTTAACGGGACCTAAAAAAGATGTCCAAAAAATCCGCCAGCATATCGGCATGGTATTCCAGCATTTTCACTTGTTTCCTCATTTGACTGTGCTTGAAAACCTCACTTATGCCCCAATGAAAGTCAAAGGCGAAAAGAAAGACGTGGCTCAGGAAAAAGCGCGTGTTTTATTGAAACGCGTCGGTTTGTCAGAGAAAGAAAAAGCTTATCCGAGCAGTTTGTCCGGCGGCCAGAAACAGCGTGTTGCCATTGCACGTGCCCTGGCGATGGAACCGGATTTAATGTTGTTTGACGAACCGACTTCCGCTTTGGACCCGGAAATGGTGAAAGAAGTTCTCGATGTTATGAAAGATTTGGCTAAATCCGGCATGACCATGGCGGTTGTGACCCACGAAATGGGCTTTGCCCGTGAAGTAGCTGACCGTGTGATTTTCCTTGACCATGGTGTCCTGGTGGAAGAAGGCCAGCCGGTGGAATTTTTCAACAGTCCCCGAACCGAACGTGCAAGAGACTTTTTAGAAAAAGTTTTATAA
- a CDS encoding LLM class flavin-dependent oxidoreductase, whose translation MHIKKFKDIPLSVLDLAPINEGSDASESFRNSVEIAQHAEEWGFNRYWLAEHHNMPGIGSSATSVLIGHIAGATKKIRVGSGGIMLPNHAPLVIAEQFGTLEAMYPDRIDLGLGRAPGSDQATAYALRRTLQSSGDDFPQQVAELENYFSDKPVGRVRSYPGTGLHVPIWLLGSSGFSAQLAAIKGLPFSFASHFAPDFTIQALQLYHQNFKPSAVLKEPYAMVGVNVIAADTQERAEWLATSSQQQMFNLMRGMPTAFTPPIDHLEEVWTDREIAIFKEKMATESMIVGTPDVVREKLQSFANKTRANEIIVNSQIFHQKDRLRSYEIVAELMV comes from the coding sequence ATGCATATAAAGAAATTCAAAGATATACCTTTATCCGTTTTGGATTTAGCACCGATCAACGAAGGCAGCGACGCCTCCGAGTCGTTCCGCAACAGTGTCGAAATCGCACAGCATGCAGAGGAATGGGGATTTAACCGCTACTGGCTGGCAGAACACCATAATATGCCGGGCATCGGCAGTTCAGCAACTTCTGTGTTAATCGGCCATATTGCTGGAGCGACTAAAAAAATACGCGTCGGTTCAGGCGGTATCATGCTGCCAAACCATGCGCCGCTTGTGATTGCAGAACAGTTCGGTACCCTTGAGGCGATGTATCCGGATCGTATCGACTTAGGGCTTGGACGGGCACCGGGCAGTGATCAGGCTACTGCCTATGCCCTTCGCCGTACGCTGCAGAGCAGCGGCGATGATTTTCCGCAGCAAGTGGCAGAGCTGGAAAACTACTTTTCCGATAAACCGGTAGGGCGGGTCCGTTCATATCCGGGAACCGGGCTGCATGTACCCATCTGGCTTCTCGGATCAAGCGGCTTTAGTGCGCAGCTGGCGGCCATCAAAGGATTGCCGTTTTCATTTGCCAGCCATTTTGCCCCTGATTTCACGATTCAGGCGCTTCAATTATACCATCAGAATTTCAAGCCTTCGGCAGTATTGAAAGAGCCCTATGCCATGGTCGGCGTCAATGTTATCGCGGCGGATACACAAGAACGGGCAGAATGGTTGGCAACTTCCAGCCAACAGCAAATGTTCAATCTGATGAGAGGTATGCCTACTGCTTTCACGCCGCCAATCGACCATCTGGAGGAAGTGTGGACGGATCGGGAAATTGCTATCTTTAAAGAAAAAATGGCGACAGAGTCAATGATTGTCGGGACACCGGATGTCGTGCGGGAAAAACTTCAAAGCTTTGCCAATAAAACCCGTGCCAATGAAATCATCGTCAATTCACAGATATTCCATCAAAAAGACCGTCTGCGTTCTTATGAAATTGTTGCCGAGCTGATGGTATGA
- a CDS encoding STAS domain-containing protein, whose product MDVHAKRNDPTLLSLVIVLKDSQLEHVAGQLSKLRERLRDTDYDLFQEKERTLELLQKVRGLSAPCIQLDKQRLLIPLFGDLTEEQVLAFTPRLLVRIYETQADTVIFDLTAMGRINDDGLRHLDSLLQSFSLMGTSSIFTGVKPEHAKRLHRIRTKQPMCFVASLQDVLSSDKWPSKS is encoded by the coding sequence GTGGATGTTCATGCAAAACGCAATGATCCGACGCTTCTATCTCTTGTCATTGTGCTAAAAGATAGTCAGCTAGAGCACGTGGCCGGCCAACTGTCCAAGCTTCGGGAAAGACTTCGGGATACGGATTATGATCTTTTTCAAGAAAAAGAACGGACGCTGGAATTGCTTCAAAAAGTAAGGGGATTATCTGCGCCGTGCATCCAATTGGATAAGCAACGGCTGCTCATTCCCTTGTTCGGGGATTTGACCGAAGAACAAGTATTGGCATTTACGCCACGCTTGCTGGTGCGCATTTATGAAACCCAGGCTGACACTGTCATTTTTGATTTGACGGCAATGGGGAGGATTAACGATGACGGACTGCGCCATTTGGATTCCCTTCTTCAATCTTTCAGCTTGATGGGCACATCCAGCATCTTTACAGGAGTCAAACCGGAGCATGCAAAACGGCTGCATCGTATCAGGACAAAGCAGCCGATGTGTTTTGTCGCTTCACTTCAAGACGTACTGTCTTCCGATAAATGGCCTAGCAAGAGCTGA